A window of Borreliella garinii genomic DNA:
GTCTTTTACAATTTTCAATAAAAATTTACGAAATAAAATCAAAAATAAATTAAAAAACTTATATTTTTTATATTATTTAACTTTTTTTACTCTTTTTATTCTCAGCTCAAATTTATCTTATTACTTCACTGAAAAGCAATTATTGGAAAATTTTAATATTTTTGAAAAAGAATTTTTTGAAATACATAAAATAAACGAACAATTTTTTCAAAAATACCTACTAAATTTCCCAGTACCAATAAGAATGGAATTAATGTCAAAATTTGATCCAATATATACAGTGTTTAATGCTAGTTTTGAAAAATACGCTAAAAACATCGGCAAAAGTTCTTATGAAATTCAAACAAATTATAAAAATTACGTCAAAGCAACAAATTCAGAAATTAAACAAAAAATAGAACAAATAAAAGAAAATATTACTCCTACTTATAATAAGTATAAATTACCTATTCTAAATGGAGAAAATACAGAAATAAGTATCGATAAGAATGGGAATATTATTCCTGTTATAAGGAATACAAACGGACAAATAACAGAATTGCTGTTTTACGATCAAAATTACAATTTAATTCCCTTTAAAAAATTTGAAAGCCACACAGTTAGATTCGATCTAATCCAAGAAACTAAAAATATACACTTCAAAGAGCTAATAAATGTTTACTATTTAAATGAAAAGAATATTATCACTCCCATAGAATATTATAAAAATAATATAGAGCTTAGCCCTTATTACATAGACTTACAAGAGAATAAAGACAATTTTCTTAAGACAATAAAAATCAAAAAAGAGTATGGCTTATACATTGAAAAAAAAAAGCAACTACAACATTTAACTGAAAATGATAAACTTGATGATTTTAAAGAATTTTTAGCAAAAAATAATAATATTATTTCATTAAATACAATATTTTCTAATGGTAATCCAATATTTACTTATGCCATAAATGTAAAAGCAAAAAGTATTATAAATTATTTAATAACAAAAGAATTTAATATCAATTTAACAAATCAAAGCTCTCAAACAGCTCTTCATAATGCCATAATTCAAAAATATGAATTAAAATTTATTAAATCACTTATTAAAAAAGGTGCTAATCCAAATATCAGAGATATAGACAATAAACTACCTATAGATTACTCTGATAAAACTGGTGAAATCTATAAATATTTAATGGGCATTTAGATGTTGTCATGCTAATTAAATTAGCATGACAACATCATTCTAAGCTAAATTGATCCGATTTATTAAGCTCTAAATTTAACTTGAAGTAATTGTAATGTGAATAGAGACTACAACCAATACTTTAATAATAAAAAGTATGAAATTAAATTGAAAACAATCTTTACACTGTTTAGAAATACAAAAGTTTCTAAACAGCAATTTAATATAGTATTATTTATCAATACCAATATTTACAAGATTGAAAAATATTG
This region includes:
- a CDS encoding ankyrin repeat domain-containing protein, whose product is MSYYTLSKIFLYSGYLVIGFLSFTIFNKNLRNKIKNKLKNLYFLYYLTFFTLFILSSNLSYYFTEKQLLENFNIFEKEFFEIHKINEQFFQKYLLNFPVPIRMELMSKFDPIYTVFNASFEKYAKNIGKSSYEIQTNYKNYVKATNSEIKQKIEQIKENITPTYNKYKLPILNGENTEISIDKNGNIIPVIRNTNGQITELLFYDQNYNLIPFKKFESHTVRFDLIQETKNIHFKELINVYYLNEKNIITPIEYYKNNIELSPYYIDLQENKDNFLKTIKIKKEYGLYIEKKKQLQHLTENDKLDDFKEFLAKNNNIISLNTIFSNGNPIFTYAINVKAKSIINYLITKEFNINLTNQSSQTALHNAIIQKYELKFIKSLIKKGANPNIRDIDNKLPIDYSDKTGEIYKYLMGI